In Monodelphis domestica isolate mMonDom1 chromosome 4, mMonDom1.pri, whole genome shotgun sequence, one DNA window encodes the following:
- the CAMTA1 gene encoding calmodulin-binding transcription activator 1 isoform X20 yields MSILERLEQMERRMAEMTGSQQHKQGVGGGSSGGSNGSGNGGSQAQCASGTGTMGSCFESRVVVVCEKMMSRACWAKSKHLIHSKTFRGMTLLHLAAAQGYATLIQTLIKWRTKHADSIDLELEVDPLNVDHFSCTPLMWACALGHMDAAIVLYKWDRRAISIPDSLGRLPLSIARSRGHVKLAECLEQLQRDEQVQLGQNPRIHCPPSGESNTESWIAQWHGETITSSESQKGITVIASTNPELRRPRSEPSNYYSSESHKDYPAPKKHKLNPEYFQPRQEKLLSTALSLEQPSIRKQSPSSKQCVSETISPTEGIRDYSREVSPHTPEAAGFRGSGAQPGVKWNSKDLYIGVSAVQVTGSQKGASLGKDPTPPRIRPREQMSVLMMADREMVDAELLSYRENVENETCLQHMDDLQVNMMTLAEHIIEATPDRIKRENFVPLEPAAAERTDAAAISSTMSWLASYLADVDHLPSAAQIRTLYNEPLTPSSNTSLSPVGSPISEMAFEKPSLPSAADWSEFLSASTSEKVENEFAQLTLSDHEQRELYEAAKLVQTAFRKYKGRPLQEQQEVAAAVIQRCYRKYKQLTWIALKYALYKKMTQAAILIQSKFRSYYEQKKFQQSRRAAVLIQQYYRSYKECGKRKQTRRAAAIVQQKLRSSLLTKKQDQAARKIMRFLRRCRHRVKELKKAKELEDPQQQQQHPVAM; encoded by the exons ATGTCCATCCTGGAAAGGCTGGAGCAGATGGAAAGGCGGATGGCTGAGATGACGGGATCCCAGCAGCACAAACAAGGTGTTGGAGGCGGTAGCAGTGGAGGCAGCAATGGAAGCGGGAATGGAGGAAGTCAGGCACAA TGTGCATCTGGGACTGGGACCATGGGGAGCTGCTTTGAGAGCCGAGTGGTGGTGGTGTGTGAAAAGATGATGAGTCGTGCCTGCTGGGCAAAGTCCAAGCACCTCATCCATTCGAAGACTTTCCGAGGAATGACCCTCTTGCACCTGGCTGCAGCCCAGGGCTATGCCACTCTGATCCAAACCCTCATCAAATGGCG AACCAAACATGCGGATAGCATTGATTTGGAATTGGAAGTTGACCCTTTGAATGTGGATCATTTCTCATGCACTCCTCtg ATGTGGGCATGTGCACTGGGACACATGGATGCTGCTATTGTACTATACAAATGGGACCGCCGAGCTATTTCCATTCCTGACTCACTGGGAAGGCTGCCCCTGTCAATTGCCCGTTCCCGGGGTCATGTGAAATTGGCAGAATGTCTGGAGCAGCTGCAGAGAGATGAGCAGGTCCAGCTCGGACAGAACCCTAGAATCCATTGCCCTCCAAGTGGAGAATCCAATACAGAAAGCTGGATAGCCCAGTGGCATGGTGAAACCATCACCTCTTCGGAATCACAAAAAGGAATCACTGTTATTGCAAGTACAAATccag AGCTAAGAAGACCTAGGTCTGAGCCCTCTAATTACTATAGCAGTGAGAGCCACAAAGATTATCCTGCTCCCAAAAAGCATAAGTTGAACCCTGAGTACTTCCAGCCGAGACAGGAGAAACTGCTCTCCACGGCACTGAGTCTAGAACAACCAAGTATCAGAAAGCAGAGCCCCAGTTCCAAGCAATGTGTCTCTGAGACAATCAGCCCCACTGAAGGAATAAGGGATTATAGCCGGGAAGTCTCCCCTCACACTCCAGAGGCTGCAGGATTCCGAGGCTCTGGAGCTCAGCCTGGAGTAAAGTGGAACTCCAAAGACCTTTACATTGGTGTGTCTGCAGTGCAGGTAACAGGAAGCCAGAAGGGAGCCAGCCTAGGCAAGGACCCAACTCCACCCCGTATTCGCCCACGAGAACAGATGAGTGTCCTAATGATGGCTGACAGAGAGATGGTAGATGCTGAGTTGTTGTCATACCGAGAAAATGTCGAGAATGAGACTTGCTTGCAACACATGGATGACTTACAG gTAAATATGATGACCTTGGCAGAACACATTATTGAGGCAACACCTGACCGGATTAAGCGAGAGAATTTTGTGCCCTTGGAGCCCGCAGCAGCGGAGAGGACGGATGCTGCTGCCATTAGCAGCACAATGAGCTGGCTGGCCAGTTACCTTGCTGATGTCGATCATCTGCCAAGTGCTGCACAGATCAG AACTCTATATAATGAGCCCCTGACCCCTTCTTCTAACACCAGCTTGAGCCCTGTAGGCTCACCAATCAGTGAAATGGCTTTTGAGAAACCAAGCCTTCCCTCAGCGGCAGACTGGTCTGAATTCCTGAGTGCATCCACCAGTGAAAAGGTAGAAAATGAGTTTGCTCAGCTAACTCTGTCTGATCATGAACAGAGAGAACTCTATGAAGCTGCCAAGCTTGTCCAGACAGCTTTCAGAAAATACAAG GGTCGTCCCTTACAGGAACAGCAGGAAGTTGCTGCTGCTGTCATTCAACGTTGTTATAGAAAATACAAACAG CTGACATGGATAGCCTTGAAG TATGCACTTTATAAAAAGATGACACAGGCTGCCATCCTTATCCAGAGCAAATTCCGAAGCTATTATGAGCAGAAAAAATTCCAGCAGAGCAGACGTGCTGCTGTGCTGATCCAACAGTACTACCGGAGCTACAAGGAATGTGGCAAAAGAAAGCAAACTCGCCGAGCAGCTGCAATTGTACAACAGAAACTCAG gagcagTCTACTAACCAAGAAGCAGGATCAAGCTGCTCGCAAGATAATGAGGTTTCTACGCCGCTGTCGCCACAG
- the CAMTA1 gene encoding calmodulin-binding transcription activator 1 isoform X21 produces MSILERLEQMERRMAEMTGSQQHKQGVGGGSSGGSNGSGNGGSQAQCASGTGTMGSCFESRVVVVCEKMMSRACWAKSKHLIHSKTFRGMTLLHLAAAQGYATLIQTLIKWRTKHADSIDLELEVDPLNVDHFSCTPLMWACALGHMDAAIVLYKWDRRAISIPDSLGRLPLSIARSRGHVKLAECLEQLQRDEQVQLGQNPRIHCPPSGESNTESWIAQWHGETITSSESQKGITVIASTNPELRRPRSEPSNYYSSESHKDYPAPKKHKLNPEYFQPRQEKLLSTALSLEQPSIRKQSPSSKQCVSETISPTEGIRDYSREVSPHTPEAAGFRGSGAQPGVKWNSKDLYIGVSAVQVTGSQKGASLGKDPTPPRIRPREQMSVLMMADREMVDAELLSYRENVENETCLQHMDDLQVNMMTLAEHIIEATPDRIKRENFVPLEPAAAERTDAAAISSTMSWLASYLADVDHLPSAAQIRTLYNEPLTPSSNTSLSPVGSPISEMAFEKPSLPSAADWSEFLSASTSEKVENEFAQLTLSDHEQRELYEAAKLVQTAFRKYKGRPLQEQQEVAAAVIQRCYRKYKQYALYKKMTQAAILIQSKFRSYYEQKKFQQSRRAAVLIQQYYRSYKECGKRKQTRRAAAIVQQKLRSSLLTKKQDQAARKIMRFLRRCRHSPLADHRLYKRSERIEKGQGT; encoded by the exons ATGTCCATCCTGGAAAGGCTGGAGCAGATGGAAAGGCGGATGGCTGAGATGACGGGATCCCAGCAGCACAAACAAGGTGTTGGAGGCGGTAGCAGTGGAGGCAGCAATGGAAGCGGGAATGGAGGAAGTCAGGCACAA TGTGCATCTGGGACTGGGACCATGGGGAGCTGCTTTGAGAGCCGAGTGGTGGTGGTGTGTGAAAAGATGATGAGTCGTGCCTGCTGGGCAAAGTCCAAGCACCTCATCCATTCGAAGACTTTCCGAGGAATGACCCTCTTGCACCTGGCTGCAGCCCAGGGCTATGCCACTCTGATCCAAACCCTCATCAAATGGCG AACCAAACATGCGGATAGCATTGATTTGGAATTGGAAGTTGACCCTTTGAATGTGGATCATTTCTCATGCACTCCTCtg ATGTGGGCATGTGCACTGGGACACATGGATGCTGCTATTGTACTATACAAATGGGACCGCCGAGCTATTTCCATTCCTGACTCACTGGGAAGGCTGCCCCTGTCAATTGCCCGTTCCCGGGGTCATGTGAAATTGGCAGAATGTCTGGAGCAGCTGCAGAGAGATGAGCAGGTCCAGCTCGGACAGAACCCTAGAATCCATTGCCCTCCAAGTGGAGAATCCAATACAGAAAGCTGGATAGCCCAGTGGCATGGTGAAACCATCACCTCTTCGGAATCACAAAAAGGAATCACTGTTATTGCAAGTACAAATccag AGCTAAGAAGACCTAGGTCTGAGCCCTCTAATTACTATAGCAGTGAGAGCCACAAAGATTATCCTGCTCCCAAAAAGCATAAGTTGAACCCTGAGTACTTCCAGCCGAGACAGGAGAAACTGCTCTCCACGGCACTGAGTCTAGAACAACCAAGTATCAGAAAGCAGAGCCCCAGTTCCAAGCAATGTGTCTCTGAGACAATCAGCCCCACTGAAGGAATAAGGGATTATAGCCGGGAAGTCTCCCCTCACACTCCAGAGGCTGCAGGATTCCGAGGCTCTGGAGCTCAGCCTGGAGTAAAGTGGAACTCCAAAGACCTTTACATTGGTGTGTCTGCAGTGCAGGTAACAGGAAGCCAGAAGGGAGCCAGCCTAGGCAAGGACCCAACTCCACCCCGTATTCGCCCACGAGAACAGATGAGTGTCCTAATGATGGCTGACAGAGAGATGGTAGATGCTGAGTTGTTGTCATACCGAGAAAATGTCGAGAATGAGACTTGCTTGCAACACATGGATGACTTACAG gTAAATATGATGACCTTGGCAGAACACATTATTGAGGCAACACCTGACCGGATTAAGCGAGAGAATTTTGTGCCCTTGGAGCCCGCAGCAGCGGAGAGGACGGATGCTGCTGCCATTAGCAGCACAATGAGCTGGCTGGCCAGTTACCTTGCTGATGTCGATCATCTGCCAAGTGCTGCACAGATCAG AACTCTATATAATGAGCCCCTGACCCCTTCTTCTAACACCAGCTTGAGCCCTGTAGGCTCACCAATCAGTGAAATGGCTTTTGAGAAACCAAGCCTTCCCTCAGCGGCAGACTGGTCTGAATTCCTGAGTGCATCCACCAGTGAAAAGGTAGAAAATGAGTTTGCTCAGCTAACTCTGTCTGATCATGAACAGAGAGAACTCTATGAAGCTGCCAAGCTTGTCCAGACAGCTTTCAGAAAATACAAG GGTCGTCCCTTACAGGAACAGCAGGAAGTTGCTGCTGCTGTCATTCAACGTTGTTATAGAAAATACAAACAG TATGCACTTTATAAAAAGATGACACAGGCTGCCATCCTTATCCAGAGCAAATTCCGAAGCTATTATGAGCAGAAAAAATTCCAGCAGAGCAGACGTGCTGCTGTGCTGATCCAACAGTACTACCGGAGCTACAAGGAATGTGGCAAAAGAAAGCAAACTCGCCGAGCAGCTGCAATTGTACAACAGAAACTCAG gagcagTCTACTAACCAAGAAGCAGGATCAAGCTGCTCGCAAGATAATGAGGTTTCTACGCCGCTGTCGCCACAG CCCTCTGGCGGACCATAGGCTGTACAAAAGG
- the CAMTA1 gene encoding calmodulin-binding transcription activator 1 isoform X23: MSILERLEQMERRMAEMTGSQQHKQGVGGGSSGGSNGSGNGGSQAQCASGTGTMGSCFESRVVVVCEKMMSRACWAKSKHLIHSKTFRGMTLLHLAAAQGYATLIQTLIKWRTKHADSIDLELEVDPLNVDHFSCTPLMWACALGHMDAAIVLYKWDRRAISIPDSLGRLPLSIARSRGHVKLAECLEQLQRDEQVQLGQNPRIHCPPSGESNTESWIAQWHGETITSSESQKGITVIASTNPVQVTGSQKGASLGKDPTPPRIRPREQMSVLMMADREMVDAELLSYRENVENETCLQHMDDLQVNMMTLAEHIIEATPDRIKRENFVPLEPAAAERTDAAAISSTMSWLASYLADVDHLPSAAQIRTLYNEPLTPSSNTSLSPVGSPISEMAFEKPSLPSAADWSEFLSASTSEKVENEFAQLTLSDHEQRELYEAAKLVQTAFRKYKGRPLQEQQEVAAAVIQRCYRKYKQYALYKKMTQAAILIQSKFRSYYEQKKFQQSRRAAVLIQQYYRSYKECGKRKQTRRAAAIVQQKLRSSLLTKKQDQAARKIMRFLRRCRHRVKELKKAKELEDPQQQQQHPVAM, from the exons ATGTCCATCCTGGAAAGGCTGGAGCAGATGGAAAGGCGGATGGCTGAGATGACGGGATCCCAGCAGCACAAACAAGGTGTTGGAGGCGGTAGCAGTGGAGGCAGCAATGGAAGCGGGAATGGAGGAAGTCAGGCACAA TGTGCATCTGGGACTGGGACCATGGGGAGCTGCTTTGAGAGCCGAGTGGTGGTGGTGTGTGAAAAGATGATGAGTCGTGCCTGCTGGGCAAAGTCCAAGCACCTCATCCATTCGAAGACTTTCCGAGGAATGACCCTCTTGCACCTGGCTGCAGCCCAGGGCTATGCCACTCTGATCCAAACCCTCATCAAATGGCG AACCAAACATGCGGATAGCATTGATTTGGAATTGGAAGTTGACCCTTTGAATGTGGATCATTTCTCATGCACTCCTCtg ATGTGGGCATGTGCACTGGGACACATGGATGCTGCTATTGTACTATACAAATGGGACCGCCGAGCTATTTCCATTCCTGACTCACTGGGAAGGCTGCCCCTGTCAATTGCCCGTTCCCGGGGTCATGTGAAATTGGCAGAATGTCTGGAGCAGCTGCAGAGAGATGAGCAGGTCCAGCTCGGACAGAACCCTAGAATCCATTGCCCTCCAAGTGGAGAATCCAATACAGAAAGCTGGATAGCCCAGTGGCATGGTGAAACCATCACCTCTTCGGAATCACAAAAAGGAATCACTGTTATTGCAAGTACAAATccag TGCAGGTAACAGGAAGCCAGAAGGGAGCCAGCCTAGGCAAGGACCCAACTCCACCCCGTATTCGCCCACGAGAACAGATGAGTGTCCTAATGATGGCTGACAGAGAGATGGTAGATGCTGAGTTGTTGTCATACCGAGAAAATGTCGAGAATGAGACTTGCTTGCAACACATGGATGACTTACAG gTAAATATGATGACCTTGGCAGAACACATTATTGAGGCAACACCTGACCGGATTAAGCGAGAGAATTTTGTGCCCTTGGAGCCCGCAGCAGCGGAGAGGACGGATGCTGCTGCCATTAGCAGCACAATGAGCTGGCTGGCCAGTTACCTTGCTGATGTCGATCATCTGCCAAGTGCTGCACAGATCAG AACTCTATATAATGAGCCCCTGACCCCTTCTTCTAACACCAGCTTGAGCCCTGTAGGCTCACCAATCAGTGAAATGGCTTTTGAGAAACCAAGCCTTCCCTCAGCGGCAGACTGGTCTGAATTCCTGAGTGCATCCACCAGTGAAAAGGTAGAAAATGAGTTTGCTCAGCTAACTCTGTCTGATCATGAACAGAGAGAACTCTATGAAGCTGCCAAGCTTGTCCAGACAGCTTTCAGAAAATACAAG GGTCGTCCCTTACAGGAACAGCAGGAAGTTGCTGCTGCTGTCATTCAACGTTGTTATAGAAAATACAAACAG TATGCACTTTATAAAAAGATGACACAGGCTGCCATCCTTATCCAGAGCAAATTCCGAAGCTATTATGAGCAGAAAAAATTCCAGCAGAGCAGACGTGCTGCTGTGCTGATCCAACAGTACTACCGGAGCTACAAGGAATGTGGCAAAAGAAAGCAAACTCGCCGAGCAGCTGCAATTGTACAACAGAAACTCAG gagcagTCTACTAACCAAGAAGCAGGATCAAGCTGCTCGCAAGATAATGAGGTTTCTACGCCGCTGTCGCCACAG
- the CAMTA1 gene encoding calmodulin-binding transcription activator 1 isoform X22 produces the protein MSILERLEQMERRMAEMTGSQQHKQGVGGGSSGGSNGSGNGGSQAQCASGTGTMGSCFESRVVVVCEKMMSRACWAKSKHLIHSKTFRGMTLLHLAAAQGYATLIQTLIKWRTKHADSIDLELEVDPLNVDHFSCTPLMWACALGHMDAAIVLYKWDRRAISIPDSLGRLPLSIARSRGHVKLAECLEQLQRDEQVQLGQNPRIHCPPSGESNTESWIAQWHGETITSSESQKGITVIASTNPVQVTGSQKGASLGKDPTPPRIRPREQMSVLMMADREMVDAELLSYRENVENETCLQHMDDLQVNMMTLAEHIIEATPDRIKRENFVPLEPAAAERTDAAAISSTMSWLASYLADVDHLPSAAQIRTLYNEPLTPSSNTSLSPVGSPISEMAFEKPSLPSAADWSEFLSASTSEKVENEFAQLTLSDHEQRELYEAAKLVQTAFRKYKGRPLQEQQEVAAAVIQRCYRKYKQLTWIALKYALYKKMTQAAILIQSKFRSYYEQKKFQQSRRAAVLIQQYYRSYKECGKRKQTRRAAAIVQQKLRSSLLTKKQDQAARKIMRFLRRCRHRVKELKKAKELEDPQQQQQHPVAM, from the exons ATGTCCATCCTGGAAAGGCTGGAGCAGATGGAAAGGCGGATGGCTGAGATGACGGGATCCCAGCAGCACAAACAAGGTGTTGGAGGCGGTAGCAGTGGAGGCAGCAATGGAAGCGGGAATGGAGGAAGTCAGGCACAA TGTGCATCTGGGACTGGGACCATGGGGAGCTGCTTTGAGAGCCGAGTGGTGGTGGTGTGTGAAAAGATGATGAGTCGTGCCTGCTGGGCAAAGTCCAAGCACCTCATCCATTCGAAGACTTTCCGAGGAATGACCCTCTTGCACCTGGCTGCAGCCCAGGGCTATGCCACTCTGATCCAAACCCTCATCAAATGGCG AACCAAACATGCGGATAGCATTGATTTGGAATTGGAAGTTGACCCTTTGAATGTGGATCATTTCTCATGCACTCCTCtg ATGTGGGCATGTGCACTGGGACACATGGATGCTGCTATTGTACTATACAAATGGGACCGCCGAGCTATTTCCATTCCTGACTCACTGGGAAGGCTGCCCCTGTCAATTGCCCGTTCCCGGGGTCATGTGAAATTGGCAGAATGTCTGGAGCAGCTGCAGAGAGATGAGCAGGTCCAGCTCGGACAGAACCCTAGAATCCATTGCCCTCCAAGTGGAGAATCCAATACAGAAAGCTGGATAGCCCAGTGGCATGGTGAAACCATCACCTCTTCGGAATCACAAAAAGGAATCACTGTTATTGCAAGTACAAATccag TGCAGGTAACAGGAAGCCAGAAGGGAGCCAGCCTAGGCAAGGACCCAACTCCACCCCGTATTCGCCCACGAGAACAGATGAGTGTCCTAATGATGGCTGACAGAGAGATGGTAGATGCTGAGTTGTTGTCATACCGAGAAAATGTCGAGAATGAGACTTGCTTGCAACACATGGATGACTTACAG gTAAATATGATGACCTTGGCAGAACACATTATTGAGGCAACACCTGACCGGATTAAGCGAGAGAATTTTGTGCCCTTGGAGCCCGCAGCAGCGGAGAGGACGGATGCTGCTGCCATTAGCAGCACAATGAGCTGGCTGGCCAGTTACCTTGCTGATGTCGATCATCTGCCAAGTGCTGCACAGATCAG AACTCTATATAATGAGCCCCTGACCCCTTCTTCTAACACCAGCTTGAGCCCTGTAGGCTCACCAATCAGTGAAATGGCTTTTGAGAAACCAAGCCTTCCCTCAGCGGCAGACTGGTCTGAATTCCTGAGTGCATCCACCAGTGAAAAGGTAGAAAATGAGTTTGCTCAGCTAACTCTGTCTGATCATGAACAGAGAGAACTCTATGAAGCTGCCAAGCTTGTCCAGACAGCTTTCAGAAAATACAAG GGTCGTCCCTTACAGGAACAGCAGGAAGTTGCTGCTGCTGTCATTCAACGTTGTTATAGAAAATACAAACAG CTGACATGGATAGCCTTGAAG TATGCACTTTATAAAAAGATGACACAGGCTGCCATCCTTATCCAGAGCAAATTCCGAAGCTATTATGAGCAGAAAAAATTCCAGCAGAGCAGACGTGCTGCTGTGCTGATCCAACAGTACTACCGGAGCTACAAGGAATGTGGCAAAAGAAAGCAAACTCGCCGAGCAGCTGCAATTGTACAACAGAAACTCAG gagcagTCTACTAACCAAGAAGCAGGATCAAGCTGCTCGCAAGATAATGAGGTTTCTACGCCGCTGTCGCCACAG